TCTTGTCACACTAGATGAGCTAGTGTGCCTAAAAGGTTcaaattttagaaataattttgaaagggtttgtttttaaaatttaaaattaaaaaggttcaaaaaattaaaaaaaatccctagCTTACACACCGGAAATGAACTAGAAACTTAAAGGCATGTGAGCTTCTAACGAGCACACGTTCCATTAGGTAATCTGGCATATGTGACATATAGTAAGggctctatttttttaattatttgctGGATTATTAAAATAGATTATTTTCACCCATCCCATAGCTGGTGAAAACATTCCCCACGCTGTTCCGAATAACAATGCCGACGCTACCAATTTATTTTCACCCATCCCATAGCTGGTGCCTGCCACACACCTGCCACTTGGGTTCTTTCCCCGCACCCATTCACATCACTTTGTCTTCCCTCCGACACAATTTTTCCTTTCTCATTTTCCAGCGTTGCACTGCCAGACGGGCACAAGGAATTCCATAGATTCAGAAGGAAAGATGCAGAGCCCTTTACCGTCGCTTGCCCAGAACCGAAGACACAGTCATTACGCAGGTACCAAGCTCGCCATAGGACAAGGAGAAACTGCGCCCGCTCGTTTTCGCTCAGCTTATCGAGTCCCCCAAGAAGCCACCCTGGGCCTAGCTTCGACAGGGAACGCTTATCCGGTAACCTCCAGCTCGCCCGCAGAGTTTCACGGAGGGCCCTTGGCCGGGTACATGAAATCACCGCGTGAAACTCGTCTTCCTCCCCCTGGCCGCAGATAGTACAGGTCGCAACTGCTTGCAGCTTTCGTTTACACCTGTTCTTCTGGGTAGCCAGATAATTTCGGGCTAGACGCCAGGCGAAAATACGGACCTTTGGTGGCACAGGTGTACTCCAAATTCTTCGCCAGATGGAGCGATCACCGTCCGTTTCTCTACTACTGCCTTCTCCATCCGGATGGAACTTGTTCAGCCACGCTAAACGATAAGCAGACCTCACCGAGAAAATCCCTGATTTTTCGTAGTGCCAAGCTAGGAAATCCTCATCCTGGTATGGCGACAAATTGATTTTCAGGATCTCTTCCACATCAAGTGGGTGACAGACGTGCTTGATCAGATCAACGTCCCAGCTCTTTTCCCCTTGTTTCAGCAGCTGCGAGACCCAGCGAAGACGGCAGCGTCCGCTCCTTCCCATAAGCATGAGAGAGGAGGCTCGGGGAATCCATTTATCCCGCCAAATCCTGACCTTGGTCCCATCCCCAATTCGCCATATAAGTCCTGTCTTCAGCAACTGCAACCCATGTTCAATCCCTTTCCATGTCGGAGACGCTTCAGCCGGGAAGACCGCATCTACTAGTTCACAATTAGGATAATACTTAGCTTTTAATtaggatatatatatgtatatatatatatgtatatattgtaATATTCCAGTattccaccccccccccccccaaccccaaAACAACAAATCAGTTTTCAAGTTAAGCTCACTAGCAaatcgacaaaaaaaaaaagggcagtccagcatatatatataaacgttCATGCACAATGTACATGTACATACGAATTTATTAGTTCTTTTTCTCAATGTTCAGATAAGTTTTGTTGAGTGATAAATAATCACTGTACactatattgttatttttttaaggaaatcTTTCATCATTGTTTGTACTGCATCGAAGAGAAAAATGGGTGTGTAAATGCACATTCTCTCGCGAGAGATTAAAATCCATCTTctattttgccttttttttctctataattTCTAGTGGATATCGATTGAGAACAGCTAGAAATTACTTATAAGCATATTTTTCATGGATTCTATTTAAGATACAAAACTACTACACATGGGTACATGCTAACCAAGGTTTACAAATGCAAAAGCGAATAGAAATTTGCTGTGCCGAGCTGTTTTTCAAAAAGATTATATTCTTTTCTCccaaagatgaagatgaagattaatttttttcgtaaaacgaggtgatattagcatatgattgattgagttttaattataacaaacttgaaaatagattaatataatattttagaacaactttcatatagaaagtttccaCACGAAACGTacagtttagcagtttgaaaagcttgctacaaaaatcttaatcttcatccaacaaGAAGAACGGAACCTAAACGATAGATCTGAATCCATGACTTGAACATGCATGAACAGTACGGTGAGTTAAAGAGATACATTTCGATCCATGATTTAAACATACATACATAACTGGGTGCAGATATTTGGTCATTATTTATTGTATTTGTAATTATATACGTACTCATAAAAATTATTAAGAAcgcagtaaattcataaaattaaGCAGTTTTCATGGCGAATCTAATAACATTATTTTCACATATAACATTCGGATATTTTGCCTATCATGAGATAGTTCGTATATCTAAATTAATCCCCAACGATTTTCTAGCAGTGATTCAGATATCACAGGCTAATCTCGTAATACATAAAGATGATTATGTTCAAAACATGATTTAGGTTAAAAAAATTCCAAGCGAATCCGTAAACTATATTCATGTTTCAGATAGCCGGCCTTTGGTTGATTATGAAAAACGATTATATTATTCACATTTTAAATAGTTTTGTGCTATAGACATGTATATGAAAGACAAAACGAGTTAAAGAaaacttttttagaaaaaagaaactgtGTGACCACGATCTTGATACAGGAAAAGTTTGAATTAGTATGTTCAATTCTGTTCATGTACatttgctatatatattattGCCTTCATTTGCAATTATACTGAATACTCGCTCGAGGAATAAATCGGTACATGTACGCATGCCTCTCAATAATTTGAATGTGAATTTGAGAGTACGTAGTTCATCTCATCATAATCATCCACACCCAAATAAATTACTACATTCCGATTACTCATAAATAATAGGTAAAACTAATTTCAATTTGACTTGATTTCATCAATGGAtcttcaaatcaaatcaaatttcaAACCCATCCATCAGCAGTTACCAATCCTGCCATCCCCGGCATCGGTGAAGAACCTCTTCCAGAACCAATGGCGGCGCCACACCGTGTCGACCATCTCGTCGATGGGCACCCCCTTCGTCTCCGGCAGCAGCCAGAAGACGAAGGCGGCCATGATAACGATCCAGAtagcgaagaagaagaagatgaaggccTTCATACTGCACATCATGGAGAGGAAGGCCTGCGCGATGAGGAAGGTGAAGAGCATGTTGGAGCTCACGGCGAAGGAGAAccccgtcgtcctcgtcgccaGGGGGAATGTCTCCGACGGGATTAGCCACCCCAGGGGCCCCCACGACCACGCGAAGCTCGAGACGTAGACGCAGATGAGCACCACGATCGCCACCGCCCACTTCTCGCCCGGATTGCCGTTCGCCTTCACGTGTTCCCACATGATCGCCCCCACCGCTGTCTGCCATGGATCTTTCATGTTAGTTTGTAGAACTAAAGGAACGCGAATGCTAagaaatgacctaatatcagataattagaaggggtgaggcttcgaatACAGGTCGTCCCCACCATCTTGCGGAGCTAGCCGGAAAACCTCTTGCCGTTTTTTGGGTTTCTCGAACTGGGAGAGGACTTATGTAAAAgtttatattaaaaattaatatatgtttcaaaatttaaatgtgTAGTGTATTTAAAAGGAAGTTATAGTaaaattatataataaaaagatatatttaagtgcatcatatatttaaaaagaaaaggtaacataaacatgtactccctccgtttttttaatagatgacgccgttgactttttctcacatgtttgaccattcgtcttatttaaaaaatttacgtaattataatttattttgttttgggttgttttatcactcacagtactttaagtgtgatttatattttatacatttgcataaaatttttgaataagacgaatggtcaaacatgtaagaaaaaattaatggcgtcatctattaaaaaacggaggtagtagaaaaAACTATATTTTAAAAGCCAACTGTGTTATATATTTAGAAATAGagatatatatacaaatatgtAATATGTTTAAAGGCTAAATTGCTTCGTGTGTaatatatgtaatatattacCTGTGCGATGAGCATTTGGCCGCAGGCCTGGAGGAGGAGCCTGCGGCGGCCGAtcttgtcgacggcgacgatggagaCGAGCGTGGAGACGACGTTGACGCcgccggtgacgacggcggagaGCAGCGACCCGTTGCTCTTGAACCCCATGGTCTGGAATAGCACGGGCGCGTAGAACATGATGGCGTTGATCCCCGTGAACTGCTGGAACACCTGCATCGCCACCGCGATCACCAGCGGCGGCCTCGactcccgccgccgcagcctccgGTACGCCGACTCCTCCGCgctcagcgccgccgccgcctcgcatGCGCGCGCGATCTCGTCCagctcgtcgccgacgtcgcgcGTGCCGCGGATCCTCTCCAGCGTGGCGCGCCcggcgtcgcgccgcccgcgctCCACGAGGCTCGTCGGCGTCTCGGTGATCACCAGCGAGCCCAGGAACAGCACCGCCGCGGGCactccggcgccgccgagggAGTACCTCCACCCGGTGCTCGGGTGGGCGCTCGAGGTGAAGTAGTTGACGACGTTGGCGATGAGGATGCCGATGGTGACGTCGAGCTGGAAGAGGATGTTGAGCGCGCCGCGGATGTGCGCCGGCGCGATCTCCGACAGGAACAGCGGCGCCGCCTGGTTGCCGaacccgacgccgacgccgaggcaGATCCTCCCCACGATCAGCATCGCCAGGTTCGCCGCGCCGGCGCACAGCGCCGTCCCGCCGAGGAAGAACACCGACGCGAGCTGCatcgtgcgccgccgccccagCCGCGTGCACAGCCTCGACGCCGCGAAGCTGGCGGCCAGCGCGGCGAGGTACAGCGACGAGGTGAACAGCTGCAGCCGCTGGTCGTCGAACTTGCAGTAGTTGTTCTCCCTCGCGCGGTGCTTCCGCGCGTACACCGACGGGAAGAACTTGATCAGGAAGCCGTCCATGGCGGTCACGCCGCCGGAGATGCCGACGTCGTAGCCGAACATGAgcccgctcgtcgccgcgaTGATGCCGCACAGCCACACGTACCACGTGATCTTCCCCTTGaactcccgccgctcgccgccgccggcgaccttgGCCTCGACGGCGAAACCACccgccattgatgacgtcaacgacgacgacgagatcaATCAAATGGagatgatgaggaagaagatgaccaAGAGGTGGTCGAGTATATATAGAGGATTTTATTAATGGAGATAAGATGTGGATAAATTGGAGTGATCTCATGCATTCGCATGcagataaaataaattaaaattgaattgaatttgaattaaacTTGGTCAACGAACAGATTAACTGAAGGGGTTTAATTAAGCAGATCGGATTAGTTACTAGCTAGAACTAATCAGGATAGAGTTTTCCGGGGGGTTTTTTTGGGGGTTTTTTTCACACGGTGACGGTGACATGCATGCAGTTTAGGGGAGTTGGATTAGTCCTTTTTTAAGGAATTTATAGTTGGATTAATGGTTAGGAGTAATTAGGATTAATCGGATCAGCCGATCTCAACAGTGACCAGTTCTCCTGCGACAAGCCCGTTCGTTCTCTTGACACGTGGCACCAATTCATTCGCTCTCAATCTATTAATGGTAATTTAATCTCCAACCCAATCCAAATGCaaaaattgaaagaaaaaaaaacgcgtTTCTCACAAGATGGACTGTTCCTGTGATGACTATTTTTGTCTCTACAGGCCGTCCTAAACTCGTAAATATATTATCTCTACCgtgtattttattatttttttgaaaaaaaaaagtatgcacAAAAATGGATTTTGGCCATTAATTTATCTCTATTGATTTTTGAAAAAACCTTTACATGATTTTTATCTGTCGCTCTGTTCTGCTTATGCCAAAGATGGACGTTGTGCAAAATTGAATTGATCAAGAGCAGCTTGTGCACAGTAATTCTCTGTTGTAGTATGCCTTTTGCCTCGAAACTGATTAAAACAGAACCCAAAATAAAGAGCATGAGTTAACTAAAGAAAGTTAACCCGTAATCTTGATGCTATAGCATGCTTCAAAATTATACCCTCGAATGCTaaaaaaatagtactccctccgtttcataatgtaagtcattctagcatttcccatatttattttgataccaataaatctagacatatatatctatctagattcattagcataaatataaatgtgggaaatgctagaatgacttacattgtgaaactgaGAAAGTACAGGTAATAATCATCACTTATATTTGTCGAAGAACAATATGAAAAGAAAGCTATCAAGCAGGTGCCTTATTGCAAAGTTACAATACACACTGGCGAATGAACTGCAAACTTAACTTATGTGTCACTAACAACTTAGAAACGAGCAAACAAAAACCAGTCAGTTCATCGTCTTAGACTAAAACAGGCACCCTGCAGACAAGTGCCTTGATCAAACGGTTTTTACACGGCAAACCAACAGACGAAAATTCACCAGTTAAACACATTTCAGCATCTCTTCGTACGCATAAGAACTCTTCAAGCTTCTGAGCTTCATCAGGTGTTTCTTTGACCGCCATAATGTTTCTTTCAAACTCCTCGCCTTATCTCTGCGAATTCACACATAATATGAGCTTAGGGAAACATTGCAGAAGATATTGGCCATGTTTTAATTGGCTGGCGAAAATCGTATGCTACCTGAAATGTGGTTCTGGGAGCTCATTCTGAGATAGGCTTGCGAACCAAAAAGAAGTACATCGGCGTGAAGATTTCCTTCCTGTAGTTAATATATTTGCATTAGAACtttgcatgaagtattaaacagGAGAGGAAATGGAAAAACAGACAGCTGAACTGGAATTCCAGAATTCGTGACAATTATGTTGCTTTTCTGATTCCTGGTGCTGAAATATGAATCAGAGACAGACTTACTTGCCACCTTCGACGAGACCTTCAGCTGCCTTCTCTAAAAAGTTAGATACCCTTTCACTTCCTTGTGGGGCAAGGCCGACGTATTCCAATGCCTTCACCTAAAAAATAACAGAAGAGGATCTCAATTCCATTTCCATGCGAATCAAGAGTGAATATATACCATGATTAAATCAGGCTGTTATGGCCAGTTACAGTGGACAAAGCAGCCTGATCTTTGAATATTCAGTGTAACAAAGTTTTGATCGAATTTACCATACAAGCAATTTAGCACATCTGCTGAGCAGATTATGTCAAGTCTACCCGAAATTTGATacttctagaaaaaaaatagtatagtACTTTTAAACTTTGCTAGCTATTAGTATAattgtttgttttatttattgTAAATGTCCAAAGAATGACTTTTCTAGCTAGCCCTGGTAGAACTTCTATAGGTTTTCATGTTACATAAACTATTACATGAACCATTGTTCTCAAAACCACTTTTAAAGGCAGCAGGGAACCTAAAACTTCATTAATTATTTTCCACCACAAGATTGGTGTGCCCCCGAATGTTCATTGGTATTAGGCCACATGTCACTGAAACAATGGAGTGGCACTAAAATGCACCCTCTTTGGGATGCCAACTCCTCAATTTTAAGCTTTTTTCTGTTCAGAGGGAGGAATTTGATAAGAAAGAATGTCTATAGTACGCTTTACTCCAAGGGACAAATCAAACTTGATTTCACTGTGCATCTTGAACAATCAACTCAGAACATAAGGTGTAGCAACAATAAAGAATGACTACAGATGTATCTGTTGGCCTTACCATTGTGCGAGTAATTGCACGCCCCACAGTAGTCAGACGGAAGCTACTCAAGGAAAACCGGCTTGGATCCAAGGGCAGGTACCAAGGAACCGGGGAATCTTCAGCAAGGTCTTTATCCCAAATAACcttcacagaaaaaaaaattatgcccATGGGAAAGGAATAACAAATAACAGAAGTGTTCATGAAACTGTGCTGCTTTGAAAGAAAACTGCTGTAACTGGCCAGAGTTTCTAAACTAACAATAGAGGTGGGCTACTCTTCCAGCCATGGGTTTTCCTCAGGTAAACCCAAACACACAATCAAACAAAAGAGAGGTAAAGCACAGCGTCTACATTACCTCAAACCCAGCATCTTTTGCAGCTTGAAGACATTGTTGAGTGCTTCGGATATCTGGCAGGCCATTGCCAAGCTCGATTTCATCCTTGATCCTCTTGTGTGTTGCATTGTTCGGTTCATAGTGATCAGTAATACACCACTCATACACAGCAAAACACTGGCCAGGCTTCAATACACGATAGATCTCCTTATAGCAGCCAACCTTTGACATGAAAAAACCAATTGACTTTGTGTCGCAAGGAGGGATTAAAGTTGATGATGAGTTTTAATATACAAGCAATAATTTGCAATCATACCGGATCAGGTGCGTGGCATGTTGCCTCAATGGCATAGACAGCATCAAAAGTGTTATCAGAAAACGGCATCTTCATGAAGTCTGCCTGTATAGAGACCAATATGTAGAATGTAACTGTTTGTCCTTCAGCTTATATATATTGTCAAATAAGTCTTCTCTGTACAGCTAAGCAAGTGCAGAGAGTCTACGCAAGGTAATTTGCAATATGTGATGGTTGCTGGAAAGGGATAAATAACATTTGCACAGAGATGCAGCTGCAAATAGATGATTGACTACTAAAAGATGGGGGAAAGAGGCAAAGAGCCAAAAAGAATGTCTATTTTAGCTAACTATACCTTCACAAAGTCGCAAGTTCCACTAACTCCTGCTACCCGATTAAGCTCCTGGATATTAAAACAAAAATCTTATGTCAACACAGGAGTAATGTGATGAACAGCAAACGCTGAAAACTGTTTACTAATCTGAAGTTCTTAACCATATGCAGAAGTAGAGTAAATCAAATTAAGTAAGGGAACATCAATTAACCTTTCCCCTAGTTATCTGGTACTCATTGTTGTTCAATCCAGTGACTGAAGCCAAGCTGCAGGAAACAGCAGATCATGGCCACATTAGTCATCTCTAGTTCATAATCCATagtgaggggaaaaaaagagaagtttcCACACTTTTGAGGACAGTATTTTAGCAGAAAATGGATCATCAACACTGATATTTGGGAAAAAGAAATGCCCTAAGTAAACAATGAGCTCAATGCCATCTTCACCcaaaaaaataacatataatGAGGAAGTACAGGGTTGATACTTAACGACGTTGTCCTGGCACCATTATCCAAGATCAATTTACCACACGTTTAATTTTtaaatgtcaaatatttattatGCATATTAAAATTTCTGGCCCAAACACATTACAAGCAAGTGGACAGAAGGCCCATGAATCAAACCTAAATTTGGCAATTTCTCTTAGTGGTCCGCCTATTCCACAACCGACGTCCAAAACCTACAGTAGGGAAGTGAAGTTAACACTTTCATTCTAATGTTGTAGTGTAGAACCAGCAGGAAATCTTTATGATAGGTTTAAATAGGAAAATTAACCTTCATTCCTGGTTTCACTCCAAGCTGAAGGGCAAGAAAGTGCTCATGTCGCTTAATGCTTTCACGTAGGGATTCTCCATTCCATCTAAAACATTCAGGAACATGACAAGTTTCTGTCACTAGATGTCAGGTAATATGCAAAACTTCAACTACGTTCTCGTATTTCATTACAATGAGCACAGATGATCTCTCTAAAACCCTCACCTGTGAGCAAAGTGGAAGGATTCACCCCAACCATACTCATAGAAGCTGGTGGCAAGATCATAGTATTTATTAACCTGATAAGGCATTAATGCATTAGTTGCTAATATAAAAACTGAAAAACCCAAAATTATCTCCAATTAGCATGGGGTAAATGGGTGATGCAGCAAACAAAAAATTGTCACAAACTCTAAATTTGAAGGTTTCCTTCTTTCAAACAGAATAAAGAGGGGTTCAATTAGAAATATGTGACTAAAATACAATTGACATATAGCATAAACAGCAGAACCTAGAATATGTGTACTGTCTTGCTTCAACACTCAACATGACAATTTAAAAAGCACAATATTTGAGTTGTCTTAGATATCTCTTTGAATCAGTCGTGCTTAGTTAAATTTATAATCTAGTCAAGAAGAACTGAAGATTAACAGCTTTTTATCGTGCAAAAGTTGAAGCAAATTACAGACAAACAGTTGAAGCAAATTATGCAGATATAATCCTTTTAACTGAGCATCTAGAAAATGACTTGAGTAGGAAAGCAACAAATTTACAAAATAAGATATTCACAAAAATGTAATAATTCTGTCTTCTGAGAGACTAAGATGATTTACCATGTCTGTGTAGTTGGACTTTCTTGCTTCTTCTTTTCCTCCATAGTATCCATGGTATTTCTCATACCTTGCAAAaccaatttatttaaaataaataacagTAAAATACAGGCCAAGTTCTGAGCACAAAAATCCTTTTTCTGAGTGTCAATAAAATTCTTGCTAAGCAGTTGATATGTTTTTTATACAGGGTAAATATTGAATGTATTGACAAATTCTTAATAGAATGTGCTAAAACTGGCATAGATAGAGATAGTTTAAAAGAGGATAAGCTTGTTTTAATAATTCTGTAATGGTGCCACAGTATGTACTCCTTTCCTTGATTAACCATAGAGCATAGTTTGACCTTGCACGAGAAATCAAGGATTAAAGAGGTGACAAAGGTGATGAAACATTAGAGAAGATGACGTGGGTGCACTCTCATTATTGATTCAGAAAGATGAGCGAGCATACTTTGTGGCAGTAACAAATAAAAGCAAATGAGAAGGAGTAAAAGACATGGGAATGGTAGAAAAAGCTCATATCTTATATTTATTGCTGGGTCTTTGGAATATTAATGGGAGGGGAGTACAATACGTATGGACAAGTTGGCATGGCTTGAAGTAGCCTATATAGTGATGGCCTGATGGGCGACCACAAAGCATCACATTCAATACACATGATAAAAACCTAGTACTATTCTAATAAGATGAAATAGGTGCAATGCATCAGGAGTTTTCAGATGTCCAGAACTGCTACcaccaaaaaagaagaagaaaatttcTGGGTGCAGAACGAAAAGTCGAGCAAACAACAGTGAGAAATTACGAAATCAGTGAATCTGTGCTTTCCTTGTTTAATCTCAGTCATACAAACTGAATTCTGAACCCTGAACTCTGAAGAGATGCATTCAAGTACAGCACAGCAGACATGCAAGTACAGTACATCACCAGAATCAAACCTGCATATCTAAATCTAAATCTAAAtgccaacaaaaataaaagagagagagaaaataatAATCAACCAACGCAGAGAAACAAAGAGCAGAAGATGCTTTACTCATCGACAGCCGACTTGACCTCATCCTTGGTGATCTTCCCCCCGAGTCCAGATGCAAGATCCATGGCCCCAGACCTCGACATCGCGGCGTCGATCACCGGAGCTCCACCTGCAACCAACAGCAGCAAAGTTCCTCACGGAAATCAGGAGCATCCACCTCCTCACTTTCCTCCCAAATCCGAACAAaccacacacatatatattccaaaaaaaattcaaacggTAGTGCGAAAGGGATGGATATGATTTATTTTCTTCACCCTTTTTTGCCCGTCCCTTTCCCCCCAACCTCTCCTCCTCATCTTTTCACCCCCAAACAAAGAACAAAAATACTAGCCAATCACCCAGGCCGCAAATGCGGTGTACCAATCAGCCGCCGATCAGGCCATGGATGGAGGAGGCCGCACGGCGAGCAGGGCCACGATCCCGTGACGGTAGggcgctccccccccccccctcctctctctcccggggaTGGGTCTGGAACTCGAGATCGCGACAGAGCCGAGCCGAGACGATGCGTGCGATAGGAGCAATGCATGTGCGCCGGCGAGCGgacgcgggaggaggaggacgaggaggggaGGTGCTTACCGGAcggtgagggcggcggcggcggcggtcgccggaGACGAGAACtccggccggcgaggagggaggtggggagGATGGGGTGGCTTCTCTCCCTCGCGTGGGTTTTATCGTGGGGTTGCATCTCGGCTCaatattgattatttttttctatttttattatataaaataatactccatctgtcccccatatatatatatatatatatatatatatatatatatatatatatgggggacagatggagtattattttatatatatatatatatatatataaataaataaaagaaccTGATACTGGATGGGATAATCCCTAGTTaagttttttaagataatgataAAACTTTCAGTATCTAAACTAACTAGACTTGCACGCTAAAATACCTGGATTTGAACGAATTATTATGGAGTGGCTACTTAAGCCCGGTTTCACGTATTGATAGGAGTATGAAGTTTGTGTGTTAAATTATATTTGTTCTAAAATTTTGGATTTCATCTAAATAATAGGAAAATAATGATTTATTTAAATGTTATTAATATAATCGTGAATCCAGATCTAACGATTTATGAAGTTACGAATATCagtttcaaaaaattttggatctAGAGCTACGTGCCTATGTCGAAGAGGGCCCTAATTTAtggtttctaattttattttcttctatTATATGAAAGATATATGGCACATCCTACTTCAAATATGTCTTTTAACACATGTTAAAAAAGACAAAGGCTAATAAAATGCTCTAACATCACTGAAAACTTTTAAAAGCGTGCTTTTATCGTAGAGGAGATGGTAATAAATAAAGTTTTTGAGAAAATAAGTCCAAGCATGCAAATTTGTGCATCATCATTCTTCTTCAACTACGAAATACTTCCTCTATCtcataataagtttatttttagctcattttatttgttttaaaataaatttaattttagagtaaCCATTGCATCGGAGTTTGTGAAAGTAGCGAACAATTGTACTCCATTTGAAGTAGATAAAATCGGAAATGGTTACATTGAGATTTGATAAATTAAGGGTTTGTTAGGCATAGCTCTAGCTCTATCTCTCCTGAAATTatagtccaatcaaacggtttCAGTTTCACCCAAAATGCGAGCGGAGTTGGTTGAAATACTtttacaaaatgaactagagatgtgaaactgggtttaggcagctccacctCCACAACTCCATTTCAAACCCTAACTCCTAAAGTTAAATTTAAGATATTGAGCCCT
The window above is part of the Oryza sativa Japonica Group chromosome 7, ASM3414082v1 genome. Proteins encoded here:
- the LOC4342689 gene encoding sugar transport protein 8; its protein translation is MAGGFAVEAKVAGGGERREFKGKITWYVWLCGIIAATSGLMFGYDVGISGGVTAMDGFLIKFFPSVYARKHRARENNYCKFDDQRLQLFTSSLYLAALAASFAASRLCTRLGRRRTMQLASVFFLGGTALCAGAANLAMLIVGRICLGVGVGFGNQAAPLFLSEIAPAHIRGALNILFQLDVTIGILIANVVNYFTSSAHPSTGWRYSLGGAGVPAAVLFLGSLVITETPTSLVERGRRDAGRATLERIRGTRDVGDELDEIARACEAAAALSAEESAYRRLRRRESRPPLVIAVAMQVFQQFTGINAIMFYAPVLFQTMGFKSNGSLLSAVVTGGVNVVSTLVSIVAVDKIGRRRLLLQACGQMLIAQTAVGAIMWEHVKANGNPGEKWAVAIVVLICVYVSSFAWSWGPLGWLIPSETFPLATRTTGFSFAVSSNMLFTFLIAQAFLSMMCSMKAFIFFFFAIWIVIMAAFVFWLLPETKGVPIDEMVDTVWRRHWFWKRFFTDAGDGRIGNC
- the LOC4342690 gene encoding cycloartenol-C-24-methyltransferase 1 — protein: MQPHDKTHARERSHPILPTSLLAGRSSRLRRPPPPPPSPSGGAPVIDAAMSRSGAMDLASGLGGKITKDEVKSAVDEYEKYHGYYGGKEEARKSNYTDMVNKYYDLATSFYEYGWGESFHFAHRWNGESLRESIKRHEHFLALQLGVKPGMKVLDVGCGIGGPLREIAKFSLASVTGLNNNEYQITRGKELNRVAGVSGTCDFVKADFMKMPFSDNTFDAVYAIEATCHAPDPVGCYKEIYRVLKPGQCFAVYEWCITDHYEPNNATHKRIKDEIELGNGLPDIRSTQQCLQAAKDAGFEVIWDKDLAEDSPVPWYLPLDPSRFSLSSFRLTTVGRAITRTMVKALEYVGLAPQGSERVSNFLEKAAEGLVEGGKKEIFTPMYFFLVRKPISE